The region tttaacCTTCTTACAGATTTATTGCATACTCTCTTTACGCCTCATTGTCATTATCTTAGCTTTATCTTTGAAAGAGTGCTTTGCTATCCTATCTGGCGAATTGGAACGTAGCATTATTCATCATTTGTCTGACGCCTGTTGCTGTTTGTTTATAGGAATCAGAGAACATTCCGGCCCAAAAAGAGTGCACCCTCAGGGAGTAAGGTTAGGCTCTTTCCTAGTTTAAAGAAGAAATTCTGCTgttctctttttgttttcttggcaGTTACTTCCTGTATGTCAAGTGTTTGGCCTCACCTACTTTGATGTTGATTGCACCAATTTCTAAAACTTCAAACAAAAGACATCTTCAAGTTATCAAGTTTAAAGGGATATTAGATCTTTGTAATCCTCAAAACATGCTTACATTTCTACtgaattatttttcttgtgCTAATTATAATCTTGTCAGTAgttgaattttgaaattaaaaaaactttgttTTTAGTTGCAATTTTGTAAGCTTattgttatgattttattgaacATGGTATACCCTACCCTAAACCCCAGGGTCATTGGCacacttttcacacacacacacacttttgTAACtgatccacacacacacacacacacacacacacacacacacacacacacacacacacacacacacagtaCATCGTAGGAGATGGAGATTCTATTTCAGTAGAATATCCCTCCCTTGTATGCATGCTATTATGTGCTCAGCAAGTTTATAGCTAAATTGGCTTTCTTTCCACTTTCAAGTACTAGTATGCAAGAAAAGGAGAGTATTAGTATGCAGCAAGCTATGACACAAAAATTATCAGGATAAGAACGAATTAATGGATTCAGATGATTTGACATAATAATTTGTTAGCTCTTGGAAGCTCATCCAACTTCAAATTTGGGCATGTTAAAGTTGATATAGTTGACTAGTTCTACAACCTAAAGTATCTCATGCTTAGAGTTTGGATTCTTGGGGGCAAAACTTTTCATTTTCGTTTAGTCTTCTTGCTTGTTATCATTCTTCCCGTGTATCTTTATTTTGATTTGGAATTTGAGTTAAACCCTAGAGTTATGGGTAGAGAAGTGGAGTAGTACTTTTCATTCCTGAATGGGTTATGTTTCTTGCTTTGCTCACCGTTTTCCTTGTTGCAGGGGGCACAATTAAGAAAGCACATTGATGCCACATTAGGCAGCGGAAACTTGAGAGAGGCCGTAAGGCTTCCTCCCGGGGAAGATATTAATGAATGGCTAGCTGTCAACAGtacattctctctctctctctctctctctctctctctctctctctctctctctctctctctctctatttccTCCTGTCTTCTCAGTTCTCATACATAATGATGGACATCCATTGGCACATTAATGTTACCTCTGTTTCTGGTGTTTGAGATGATAGGAAGATGTGGTTGCTGGATTCACTGTCTTAATTGTATTGCGGAATAAAAATCTCACATGCTTTTAATCTCCAAAATTTTGACTTCCAGAACCAGAGCTTCAGTCCATCCTCCCTTTTCTCTTTTGGCTAtgtggaaaggaaagaaaaaagaacacaCTTCCATCTTCCCCAAATTGACTGATCTACTTTATTTCTTGGGGTTGTCCTAAAACtatgtccatttttttttggaaatgttttttttttctctctctatttaTTGTAATACCTTTTCAGTATATGAATCCTAAAGAGGTGACATGTAACTTACTTTTGTACTAATAAAAGTTCATATATTCACCAAAACATTTACTCCGGTTGTCGGCCTACTTTAtgtacaactacaacaacatacccagtgtaatcccacaagtggggtctgcgGAGATAGAGTGTACGAAGAcgttacccctaccttgggaggtaggaaggctgtttccgaaagaccctcggcttaAGAAAAAGCAGTCGACCTACTTTTTGTAAATACTGAAAAATATTGGTATTAAACTTTGGTTAAAATTTTAACCTTAAATCAGTGCCTAGGGCCAATTAAAGCACTGTAGATCCTAGCTGAGTATCATGGATGAAATCCCGAGTGATGCTCATCAGTGTCAGGATAGTGCTAGTGCCTGAAAACTTACTTTGTCACCCTCTAGCATAACAAACTAGTGAAAAGCATGACTTAGGGTATGCAAGATAAAATTAGATGCTTAGGTTGGAAACCGTCATGCAACCAACGAGGTAGAAGTGTATTCTCTAACACCCTTACATATGGCCCAGATTTTGACTCCTTTTTTTGGAGAAGAGAATGGGTCTgaagtagagagagagagagagagcagaTGGTTCGAGCGGGCTGGGAGCAATTATTAGTTGATGGGCTGAAGGGAGAGATGAGTCCAGAAAAGCTCCATGGCCGGAGTTGAGTGAGAAAGCTCAGAGCGATAGAACATGAAATAGAAAGAGGTTGTGAAAACGGCTCACCAAAGTTTGGCTCTGATACCCCATGGCAGAATCTGGACATCCAATCGAAAATCTTAAGGCAATGGGTAAAGTGGCTCAAGACATTATAAACTCATTTGAGAACCCTTACATAACCAATGAGGGGAAAGTGTATTCTCTAACATCTATTAATAAGCCAATAATCTCAAGCCCCTCACCACAGTTTATTTTTTCTCCTGTATCATGTAATATTATTTCAATTTCGTACTCTTTATGCTTACAATACAGTGAACCTTAACGTCTTTATTTCGTTGGTCATCCAAGTGCCTGTCGAATGTACTTCACAGAAAAAGTATCGCCAAGTCTCACAAATTCTGAATTAACCAACATTTTGTTATTAATTGTGAGGACATCCCATCAAAGTCTAGAGGCTGGTGGAATATACCATATTAACAAGCATGTGCACTGCAGAAAGTTCTGCACAGTAGCTATAATAGTATaatgatgtatatatgtgacTCTGTATTTGAAGCCAATGCTGAGAATAGAATGCTGAATATGCTACATTCTGTTTGCTTACTTGTTGCTGTAAGCcgattaattttaatttaatttttttttttaatattttaatatgcAGCTGTGGATTTCTTCAACCAGGTGAATCTGCTTTATGGCACCCTCACTGAATTCTGTACGCCAGAAAACTGCCCTACAATGACTGCAGGCCCCAAGTATGTTTCGTAAATAAGCTGTTTCCAGTTTACttttattatatacattatttgaTACGTAATTTAGTCATCCTTTGGGGAAAAAGAGTCACTAAATTGTCCATGGTTATGGGAGTTGATTCATGCAAACTGCTTGAGGACCATCTTCGAATTCTAGTGCCCAACAGTGGAACTTGTGTGGCTTTTAAATCACAGGGATATGAAAACTCAGCTGCTTCATCTGTTCCAAATTACCTGCCCATATCGCAATTTTTAAGGGGGTGCATGATTCTTGCATAAGCTGTTAGAAATTAATCAGAACAGTCTTCTCAAGTGACATGACATTAAGGCATTTGGTCTAGGATTTCATAGCCATATAATACTCTGCCCAGAATTTGTAATTTGAACAGTTCAAGAACTTAAAGGAGGCCAAGATGATGGTCTTGTAAGAAAAATCATGAACACTGCTGTAGTGCATTCTAAGTGTGCAGCAATGTTGAGAGGATGTCTTGATGTTGCTTTGACCAAAGTAAAATACTAAGAAGTGACAatattttcccttcattttgtGATTTAATTCCAAAAAGACCAAATATATATGAGATAAACATTAACACTAGGATTAGGTTAGGTGGAAACTTAATCTGGAGTATTCTTCAACGAACTACACCATTCTTGACTTCACATATTGTGTTTTAGGTATGAGTATAGGTGGGCTGATGGTGTACAGATTAAGAAGCCTATTGAAGTTTCCGCTCCAAAGTATGTTGAATATTTGATGGACTGGATTGAAACTCAATTGGATGATGAATCTTTATTTCCTCAAAGGCTTGGTAAGTACTAGTTAACAGCTTCCACACTCATGTTTTAATGTCATTTTAGAGATGTAAACAATACTCCTCTGTCCCAACTCATATGACctacttttatttattaatgtctAAATTATTTCAGATTCTACTAAGTATTCTACTTAGATtcttatatttgaaaactagcTATTTCTTTTAACAACTACTACTAATATGCAAGTCATATCAACTTCTTGTTTCTATAAAAAGGATGGAAGGAGTCATCTTGAGTGAAGTGAAAATTTTCCTCTTGGGAGCCAAGAGGGGAGAAGGGCGGATGTGCAGGAGTAGGTGGCGTGGAGTTGGATGGCGAATTTTTGCTAACTAAAATCAACTGCTTTGTTAGTTTAGACAATTTTTTGTTACCTTTTCTCATTGTCGACTGGCCTATGTTTTTGTAGGCGCACCTTTTCCTCCGAACTTCAAGGATGTTGTCAAGACAATATTTAAACGCCTCTTTCGCGTATATGCACATATTTATCACTCCCATTTTCAGAAGATTGTGAGTCTTAAGGAGGAAGCCCATTTGAATACGTGCTTCAAGCATTTCATACTCTTCACCCATGTGAGTCGTTTAAATTGCATAATCCTGAATGCACTTTCTTCGTTAGCTTTTGGTTTCTAGATTTGCAATTATATGCTATTACTCTTATGTGTGGACCTGAGAAAGTAACATATGATTTGCAAACAATTAAATCCATGCCCCTCAGACCCCAGTTGTGGGACTACactgaatatgttgttgttgttaaatccAAAaccgcaccccccccccccccccccgacgaATCGAAAAAAGCAAGATAATTGTGATTGCTGACTGGTAGATTGTAATCCATAGTTAGATAAGAGTTTTGGGGCAATAGTTTGAACTTCTGTGCAACAGGGAATAATGGAGTCAATTGGAAccatagattaaaaaaaaaaagttacccaAAAAATGGCGTTATAAAATTAGTGCAGTTTCTATTATGTGTTTTAAGGAGCAATGCGAGTTGCTTTGAAAACGTTGATTATGTTAAGAACTTCAGGCGCATGCAGAATTTAAACTTTATGCGTTCAATCTTTGAGTTATTATCATTCAACTCAGAACATTTGAAATTATGGCTCAGAATCTAATATTTGTTGAAACTTTAATGATTTTTGACATATGTATCTATGTTTAGCGTTGAAAACACTGGGTTCCGTTGAATCCAGTATGCAGCATCCTTTGTTGTTATGGTTTCATATGATCCTTTATCTATAGGATTGATTTTGTTAACATTTATAAATGATGTTTATTCTGTAGGAATTTGGGCTGATTGACAAAAAGGAGCTGGCTCCACTGCAAGAGCTCATAGAATCTATTATTGTTCCTTACTGAACATCCTCTTGTCAGTTTGCTTTTAACCTGTTTCAATAGGAAATGAAATAGTATGATGTGATAAAAATGTATTTTAGTGTTCAATAAGTATGTAGCCTAAGCTGACATTTTAACATTGATATTGTGCATGTTTGCATCATTGTattttttcttcatgcttttaatataggtCTGATTAAATGAATGAAGAGCAACTAAATGGCAGTAGGGAAAATTTAAAGCTGATAAAACGTTAGATGGGTGTAATTATGTAATGTTTGTTTAAGTAGCTctttgcaacaaaaaaaaaaaaaaaaaatgtgtcacTCCTACTCATTTCTATAGACTTGGCTATTTGATAATTTTGATCCCCTGGACGATCTCACTTGATGAAGGTGAGAGACAAGCGTTTACcatgtgtcaattttttttttttaataaaatacattttttccttttaaatttataaattttcgATCATCTTTGTCAGAGCAAATCTATAAACACTTGATTGGCATTTCAtgattttgattaaaaaaatgatttgtttTTTATGGCTTTTTTGGAGTCTAAATGAGCTTGACAGAaacaaggaaaaaatatactacaacataacaTACCCAGTATGATTTTACAAGTGGGGTTTGGGCGTGGGTGTACGTAGATTTAACCCCTACCTTTGTAGGGTAAAGGCTGTTTTTGATAGACTACCcgctcaaaaagaaaaaagaaaaaaacaagaccaaAGAAGATGAGATGAAAATATCAAAGAAATAAGATGCTGATAGCGAAAACACgcaagaaaaaaattacactgtcGGAGTAAAATATGCAATGCATTATAAAGAATTAAGCAATTAAAAAATAGTTCCAGTTTTCAAACATGTGTAAGAACAGAAATATAATTGGCTCAATAATCATTGCAtagaataaattaaaaaaaaaaatactaattatTGAGGTAAAACgcaatgtatattttttttataaggagAAAAGCAAGATAGTTGCGGTCCTGGCTATGTCAGTCTTTTTTTTGCGTGGggcgagggggggggggtggcggGGGTGCTTAGGTTTTAAATAACTAAGTCTAGGAGGTAATTAAGACTATTAATAATTTATGCATGCATTAAATAAACAAAGTATGTGAGTATATGCTAAATTAGTATTTAATTAAGCCAAAGAAATTGAAATGACCCTTTAAAGTCAAACAACTCAAGATCTACTTATGGGAGTTTTATTTAATCCATTAGAACAGTAGAAAGGTATATTAGACCCCATCTGATTTCGACCTTCTTATAAAACATGACTATTTgtttgtatattaaaaaattttcGGCAAAGgcattaaaatgaaaatatgacaTACAATATATAAATTGAATTGTGATGTCTCATAAATACGAAATACAATTAATTAGTACAGTAATACTCTCTCGGTTCACCTTTATTTGTTAAActtatagaattttttttatacatttcgaatagttaaattttaaattaatttaacttcAAAGATTAATCGAATTGACTATAAAAAGTGAAACTTGATAACTAAAAGTGAACAAAGGAATATTTAGTAAGCGTCCGTCAataaaaaccaaatatttttccaaTTTATTTGAGATTTTTTAGTTGGATTTGTGTGTGCTTATACTCTccacaaaaaatatttgattgtctgaatgtattgaaagtgaaaacaatattcatgtgttttcaagttgtatttaaaattttcatagcCAAACCTCATTTTCaaacaaagtgaaaaaaaaatcggggaaaaagtgaaaattttatgGGCAAACGAGGGCTTGTTATTTACACTTTGTTTGGTTGGTTATTACGTAATTTCAtaatgtattgtattgtattgtaatgtgttatattatatcatattatattattttaattaacaCAACATTTGAATAAACTGTATAACTTTTCGTCATTACATAATCTCACACATCAACAATTTATAAGATAAAactataaaaaacaaaaaagtagaATACAAGACAAAACTACCATAaaaagacaagataaataataaaataaaattattatataataaaaatgagaaaaaagatacaATAACTACACGAACAATACatatattaaaatttaagtaaaaaaattaaaacaaacatCGAATTTAAAGTAATTAACCGTCCAAACAAGGCACGAGCCCAAAACAAGGTGCGCGTATATTTTTTGACTACACAACCAAATTTCTCTTAGCTGCAATTTCAGAATCGTGCAAAAGAAGATTCGAACTTCATAGATTCGGATTCACTTTTCAATTTCAACTACAGATCATCTTTTCACAATCCAATTACAAAGTTACAACAactttttaattcaatttttcaaatcacttttttttagtCAACTAATTACTTTGCTGAGTCACAGATTTCACCGTCATTTAGTGATTTTAAGGTTttacaaatttgaaatttgaatttcagTGAATCTGATGGATATAATTGCATAGTGTTAATTGAATCAGCGGAAGTGAGGATTTAATTTAAACTCTAAGCTTCCGGttatttgtcaatttttttgagGTATTTTTTAGTGATttattattgaaggattattaTATTGTTGTTAATTGTTGAAATCAGCAAAATCAGAGAAGAAGAGAGAGCAAAAGTTACCTTTTTGAGGAATTTTTAGTGATTTATTGTGGAATGactatatatatttgttaattgttgaaATCAGCAAAATCAGAGAAGAAGAGGtagaaaaagtattttttttgagGTATTTTTAGCGATTTGTAATCGAACGAGTATATATAGTTGTTAATTGTTGAGATCAGCAAAATCAGAAAAGTAGAGGTAGCAAAAGTTTGaattttgtggattagtgaaGTTGTCTGGCAATTTTTTGAGGTGCTTTTAGCAATTTATTGCCGAATGACTATATGTAGTTGTTAATTGTGAATCAGTGAAATCAGAGAAGAAGAGGCAGCAAAAGTTTGAATTTTGTGGATTATTGAAGTTATCTGGCAATTTTTGAGGTGTTTTTAGCGATTTATTATCGAAGGACTGTTATATAGTTGTTAATTGTTGAGATCACCAAAATTAGAGAAGAAGAGGTTGGAaaaatttgaacttttggaTTGTTTTGGATTATTGAAGTGAAATGTCGAAGGTGGTGTATGAGGGGTGGATGGTGCGGTATGGGAGGAGGAAGATAGGGAGATCGTATATTCATATGCGCTATTTTGTTCTCGAGACTCGATTGTTGGCCTACTACAAGAGAAAGCCTCAGGACAATGTGGTTAGTTTCCTGAATTTGAATcattactttcaattttaaggCTACTATAGTATGATTGTAACTCTTGGTATGTACTAGTAGTATTATTATCACTCGTTCCGTtttaatttaagtgtcttagttttaACAGACAAACTTTAAAATCTTGTGGTCTTGAactaaagatgtgtgtaatgtaccaaaatgccttgtaaatcttgtgatcttaaacatgcTATGTAGAATGTTGGAATCGTAGAGTTAACAAGTATAGAAAGATGCATACTTttgaaacagactaaaaaggaaagtaaaacacttattttgagacggagggagcaTTATTATTTTGAGATTTGAATGTCACTAGCAAATTTAGAGAACCACTAGTGTTACAGAACTCCAAACTATTGAATATTGGATAAAACGAGTCCAAGTGAGCGAAATGTACAGTGAGAATTCATATATCAGACCCGAACTAGCCTGGAATCGAGCTGTGTAACTTTGAACTCAAATTACCTGACCTTTTGATggaattatttttcaattaaattcatgaacaaatggTGTTCTCTCAGGATATCATCTTTGATTCGTGTAGGATGTTGAAATGTGAGTTAAGGAACTTTGATTGGATATTTGTTTCTAATAGTGCAGGATCAGTGGAGAAATGTATTCTCTTAAGCCCCCTAATAATTGATTTATGATGTTGCCGTAATTATTAGGTTCCAATCAAGACACTCCCTATAGATGGCAATTGTCGGGTGGAGGACCGAGGCCTGAAGACTCATCATGGACATGTGAGTTGTTCTTTACTGTTGATGTTTACTTTCTGACCAGTATACATGCAGTACTAACTTTCTTTGAGAGAAACTGATCAATTAAATGGAATCAAGTTCTTTTTCTAGGTGGAATTGTTAAATTGTCATAATTCATCTAGCAGTTGTTTGTACGGACTTCTAATATGCAAGAAAATGTGAGCATTGGTTGTAATAATTTGATCTGCTTATTCATGATATCTGTCTTTGCATTATATATTGTGGGG is a window of Lycium ferocissimum isolate CSIRO_LF1 chromosome 12, AGI_CSIRO_Lferr_CH_V1, whole genome shotgun sequence DNA encoding:
- the LOC132040949 gene encoding MOB kinase activator-like 1A isoform X1, encoding MSLFGLGRNQRTFRPKKSAPSGSKGAQLRKHIDATLGSGNLREAVRLPPGEDINEWLAVNTVDFFNQVNLLYGTLTEFCTPENCPTMTAGPKYEYRWADGVQIKKPIEVSAPKYVEYLMDWIETQLDDESLFPQRLGAPFPPNFKDVVKTIFKRLFRVYAHIYHSHFQKIVSLKEEAHLNTCFKHFILFTHEFGLIDKKELAPLQELIESIIVPY
- the LOC132040949 gene encoding MOB kinase activator-like 1A isoform X2; translated protein: MTAGPKYEYRWADGVQIKKPIEVSAPKYVEYLMDWIETQLDDESLFPQRLGAPFPPNFKDVVKTIFKRLFRVYAHIYHSHFQKIVSLKEEAHLNTCFKHFILFTHEFGLIDKKELAPLQELIESIIVPY